One part of the Thermococcus litoralis DSM 5473 genome encodes these proteins:
- a CDS encoding glycosyltransferase, which translates to MRVIVGIPSYNNADTIGYVVRQAAEGLKKYFGGGLIINSDGGSKDGTREVVMKTPVPEGVEVRSLVYKWPIPGKGSAMKEVLEIAREEGADAVVFVDSDLRSITPEWIYKFAKPIEEGYHFVAPLYLRHKYDGTITNNIAYPMTASLYGYNVRQPIGGDFGISAELIDTYLGDEEIWKSDVARFGVDIFLTTTAIAEGFKVIQTALGVKIHDPKDPAASLGPMFNQVVGTLFMLMQKYEDKWKNVRDIKPVPVFGEMEVREPEPVKVSLDLLKERARNLFEENKEILEKALSKETFEEVKEALRTFDFDDVLWSHVLFDGAVAYKNGILKNAEPLVPLYFAKTADFVEKTKDMTTEEAEKLVLKRAETFLKEKDYLLERW; encoded by the coding sequence ATGAGGGTCATTGTAGGTATTCCAAGCTATAACAACGCTGATACAATTGGATACGTCGTTAGACAAGCCGCAGAAGGACTAAAGAAGTATTTTGGGGGAGGTTTAATTATCAATTCAGACGGTGGGAGTAAAGATGGTACAAGAGAAGTCGTCATGAAAACTCCAGTCCCTGAAGGAGTTGAAGTAAGGAGTTTGGTTTACAAATGGCCAATACCAGGAAAGGGCAGTGCCATGAAAGAGGTCTTAGAGATAGCAAGGGAAGAAGGAGCCGATGCAGTGGTGTTTGTCGATAGCGACCTAAGGAGCATAACTCCAGAGTGGATTTACAAATTCGCTAAGCCGATTGAAGAGGGCTATCACTTCGTTGCCCCACTGTATTTAAGGCACAAATATGACGGAACAATAACCAACAACATAGCGTACCCAATGACAGCCTCTCTCTACGGATACAACGTCAGACAGCCAATAGGAGGAGACTTTGGAATCAGCGCAGAGCTTATAGACACCTATCTTGGCGATGAAGAAATTTGGAAAAGCGATGTAGCAAGGTTTGGAGTGGACATATTTCTGACCACTACTGCAATAGCGGAAGGCTTTAAAGTTATCCAGACAGCGCTGGGAGTTAAAATTCACGATCCAAAGGATCCAGCAGCTTCTCTAGGCCCAATGTTCAACCAAGTCGTGGGAACTCTATTTATGCTGATGCAAAAGTATGAGGATAAATGGAAAAACGTTAGGGATATAAAACCGGTTCCGGTTTTCGGAGAGATGGAAGTTAGAGAACCAGAGCCTGTCAAGGTCAGCTTAGACCTGTTAAAAGAAAGGGCAAGGAATCTTTTTGAGGAAAATAAGGAGATTTTGGAGAAGGCACTCTCAAAAGAAACGTTTGAGGAAGTTAAAGAGGCACTAAGAACGTTCGACTTCGATGACGTCCTATGGAGCCACGTTCTCTTTGATGGTGCGGTGGCATATAAAAATGGAATACTCAAAAATGCCGAACCTTTAGTGCCTCTCTACTTTGCAAAAACCGCAGACTTCGTGGAAAAAACAAAGGACATGACAACAGAAGAGGCAGAAAAACTAGTTCTGAAAAGAGCGGAGACATTCTTAAAGGAGAAAGACTACCTTTTAGAGAGATGGTAA
- a CDS encoding DUF3226 domain-containing protein, with protein MLAILEGDKTFKKLERAINILCVDLKRKLKPKEVIYLAMAAKKFWGNLEGFYEMSIMRTVLVSRFCKVCKLTTADLPASHLHWLAFGGNGNSPHLRGFRQSPFGLKTPHIEDCLTTKNYGSRLFKKLRKTKEFKCSICCYL; from the coding sequence ATGCTGGCGATTTTAGAAGGTGACAAAACTTTCAAAAAGCTGGAAAGAGCCATCAACATTTTATGCGTAGACCTAAAGCGAAAATTGAAACCGAAAGAGGTTATTTATTTGGCAATGGCTGCCAAGAAGTTTTGGGGAAACCTTGAGGGCTTTTATGAAATGAGTATAATGAGAACCGTTCTGGTTAGCCGTTTTTGTAAAGTTTGTAAACTCACTACGGCTGACCTTCCAGCCTCCCATCTTCATTGGCTGGCTTTCGGGGGGAACGGAAACTCCCCACATCTTCGGGGCTTTCGGCAGTCCCCATTCGGGCTTAAAACCCCACATATCGAGGACTGCCTCACCACGAAAAATTACGGTTCAAGACTATTTAAAAAATTACGGAAAACAAAAGAATTCAAATGTTCCATTTGTTGCTATCTATGA
- a CDS encoding DUF3226 domain-containing protein: MELIDLILKRFQGEGHVLIYSNMGKGLTFKEAYELRKYLDFDLRGAEITNTEKVSVLFCEGKTDSKFFKASYKKIFGFKEAREVPPNLVLIEKLFERDNYELIKNNGYIAIIPSEGNAGVIRNLENFLRAMEVFEFHVGKIALNRKQDRPRPLRGVAKANY; the protein is encoded by the coding sequence TTGGAGCTTATTGATCTCATACTGAAGAGATTTCAAGGGGAAGGACATGTCTTAATTTACTCAAACATGGGTAAAGGGTTAACCTTCAAAGAAGCTTATGAGCTGAGGAAATACCTTGATTTTGATCTGAGAGGGGCAGAGATAACAAACACAGAAAAAGTGAGCGTTCTCTTCTGTGAAGGGAAGACCGATTCAAAGTTCTTTAAAGCAAGCTATAAGAAGATCTTTGGCTTTAAAGAGGCCAGAGAAGTTCCTCCTAATTTAGTGCTAATTGAAAAGCTTTTCGAAAGAGACAACTACGAGCTAATAAAGAACAACGGATACATTGCCATAATCCCCAGTGAAGGCAACGCCGGAGTAATAAGAAATCTTGAGAACTTCTTAAGAGCAATGGAAGTTTTTGAATTTCATGTTGGGAAAATAGCTCTTAATCGGAAGCAAGATAGACCTCGGCCCCTGCGTGGAGTGGCAAAAGCCAACTATTGA
- a CDS encoding RNA-guided endonuclease InsQ/TnpB family protein, with product MKRAVTVKLQPSKTQEKTLKELILTSSKVWNRVNYLRRQEFFEGKPIDFLKTEKIVYEEFKSEIGSATVQQIARKNAESWRSFFSLIRNKRNGELPKWFKPKPPDYIKEGGLIVLRNDQYKIEGNKLILKGLGKFKRLEVQFKGRIHLKGKQGRLEITYDPIRRKWYAHISYTVEERFYDQEWIKLPKEPLGNLSAGIDLGVNNLMAVYVENGESFLVNGRPLKSIAFYWRKRIAEYQSRLNKSGAKKSRKLSRMHEKAKLQARHYINTAVRQTVERLYHLGVSRIVVGYPKEIARNPDKGRKQNYLLSHVWRFNTVIKRLKEVAEEYGISVIVVNEAFTSKLYPVCGKPHEGARFVRGLFKCPVAGLVFNADLVGAFNILKKVVKTITPSLPGLAAGRGNWGKTVPEGLKARFELGFNEAPQTFPSMARG from the coding sequence ATGAAACGAGCAGTAACGGTAAAACTCCAGCCCTCAAAAACCCAAGAGAAAACTCTCAAAGAGTTAATCCTAACCAGCTCGAAAGTCTGGAACAGAGTAAACTACCTTCGCAGGCAGGAATTCTTTGAGGGGAAACCCATAGACTTTCTCAAAACCGAGAAAATAGTTTATGAAGAGTTTAAATCCGAAATAGGCTCTGCAACAGTCCAGCAAATAGCAAGAAAGAACGCCGAGAGCTGGCGTTCCTTCTTCTCTCTCATAAGGAACAAGCGTAACGGGGAACTCCCCAAGTGGTTCAAACCAAAACCGCCAGACTACATCAAAGAAGGAGGCTTAATCGTCCTTAGAAATGACCAATACAAGATTGAGGGGAATAAACTAATCCTCAAAGGCCTTGGCAAATTCAAGAGACTGGAAGTCCAGTTCAAGGGGAGAATACACTTGAAGGGTAAACAGGGAAGATTAGAGATAACTTACGACCCGATAAGGCGGAAGTGGTATGCTCACATCTCATACACGGTTGAGGAGAGGTTTTATGACCAAGAGTGGATCAAACTTCCAAAAGAACCTTTGGGCAATCTCTCAGCGGGCATAGACCTTGGAGTCAACAATCTAATGGCCGTTTACGTTGAAAACGGGGAGAGCTTTTTAGTGAACGGTAGGCCACTCAAGAGCATAGCCTTCTACTGGAGGAAGAGGATTGCCGAGTATCAGTCGAGGCTTAATAAAAGCGGAGCTAAAAAGAGCAGAAAGCTCTCAAGAATGCACGAGAAGGCGAAGCTACAAGCCAGGCATTACATTAACACAGCAGTAAGACAAACCGTTGAAAGGCTTTATCATCTTGGAGTTTCGAGGATAGTCGTCGGTTATCCAAAAGAAATAGCCAGAAACCCTGATAAGGGGAGAAAGCAGAATTATCTTCTCTCTCACGTGTGGCGGTTTAACACGGTAATAAAACGGCTCAAGGAAGTCGCCGAAGAGTATGGGATTTCCGTTATTGTTGTTAATGAGGCTTTTACTTCAAAGCTTTATCCCGTCTGCGGGAAGCCCCACGAAGGGGCACGTTTTGTTAGAGGACTTTTTAAGTGTCCCGTGGCGGGGCTTGTCTTTAATGCAGACCTCGTTGGAGCGTTTAATATTTTGAAAAAAGTTGTGAAAACCATAACCCCGAGCCTGCCGGGCTTAGCGGCAGGTAGGGGTAATTGGGGGAAGACCGTCCCAGAGGGGCTGAAAGCCCGTTTTGAATTGGGTTTTAATGAAGCCCCTCAAACCTTCCCGTCAATGGCGAGGGGTTAA
- a CDS encoding DUF2391 family protein has protein sequence MMNESNAEEMIDPRVAEREKMESELKKLNENMAKLSKQVDEIQEELDKKNKPDKLGWDDVVQEIIGAMTFSLPFLFTEEIWDIAKTIDIWRTLAIFLMTLLMAYLFISKAKLSNIAKEEWHHIPKRLLTVTAVSYMTSVLLIYLYGIGNIANFSLGQYISATIIVSTFAVIGAIAVDLVK, from the coding sequence ATGATGAATGAATCCAATGCTGAAGAGATGATTGACCCCAGAGTGGCTGAGCGTGAAAAAATGGAAAGCGAACTTAAAAAGCTAAACGAAAATATGGCAAAACTCTCTAAGCAAGTAGATGAGATACAAGAAGAGTTAGATAAGAAAAACAAACCCGATAAACTTGGATGGGATGATGTGGTCCAGGAGATTATCGGTGCAATGACATTTTCCCTTCCGTTCCTTTTTACCGAGGAGATCTGGGACATAGCAAAAACAATAGACATATGGCGAACACTTGCTATCTTTCTGATGACCCTCTTAATGGCCTACCTTTTTATTTCAAAAGCCAAACTCTCAAATATCGCAAAAGAAGAATGGCACCACATACCTAAGAGATTGCTCACCGTTACGGCTGTCTCTTACATGACCTCAGTCCTTTTGATATACCTATACGGCATAGGCAATATTGCAAACTTTTCATTGGGACAATACATCAGCGCCACAATCATTGTGAGTACCTTTGCAGTTATAGGGGCTATAGCTGTTGACCTGGTGAAGTAG
- a CDS encoding sulfite exporter TauE/SafE family protein — protein MEEVLLLLMVGLGGFIGSLMSGGSLITLFILTLFNIPAKTAVGTLKMIIAALTLVSSLTYLKAGILNLKTASTIVLFSLLGSYIGSVFLLSISEEAANFVVMVFLIIGTYFTLKAPQGEPMLSGKLSQSIVGLAIGSYIGVLGIASTLVVISLLRMFFRVDILRANAMAKVIIFFNNFVAFINYAKNGSVDYSVGMLLMLPVIIGSWLGAKTALKMDPKYLKGVFVGISLLTLVNLLRNLVS, from the coding sequence ATGGAAGAAGTCCTTCTCTTACTTATGGTGGGGCTTGGAGGTTTTATAGGTTCTTTGATGAGCGGAGGGAGTTTAATAACCTTATTTATCCTCACTCTCTTCAATATTCCCGCAAAAACCGCTGTTGGAACATTAAAGATGATTATTGCGGCATTAACCCTTGTGTCTTCTCTCACATACCTTAAAGCAGGCATTTTAAATCTAAAGACGGCTTCAACTATTGTGCTCTTTTCTCTGCTTGGCTCCTACATTGGTAGTGTTTTCTTGCTGAGTATTTCTGAGGAGGCCGCAAATTTTGTAGTGATGGTGTTTCTTATAATAGGGACATATTTTACATTAAAAGCGCCACAAGGGGAGCCTATGCTTAGTGGAAAGCTGTCTCAATCCATTGTGGGCCTGGCAATTGGCAGCTACATAGGTGTTTTGGGAATAGCCTCTACCCTTGTGGTAATCTCTCTCCTGAGGATGTTCTTTAGGGTAGACATTTTGAGGGCAAACGCAATGGCAAAGGTAATTATCTTCTTCAACAACTTTGTTGCGTTCATAAACTATGCAAAAAACGGCAGTGTGGATTATTCCGTTGGGATGCTTCTTATGTTGCCCGTCATTATTGGCTCATGGCTAGGTGCTAAGACTGCCCTTAAAATGGATCCCAAGTACCTCAAAGGGGTATTTGTTGGCATTTCTCTGCTGACCTTGGTTAATCTATTGAGAAATTTGGTAAGCTAG
- a CDS encoding S-layer protein, which yields MKKAVGFVMALLFFLSGVGVANAYSFSIDSTNAVIVLPTTKVVNNQPLHINEDAIAGARLGAFLVLKGIKPSSYSTYVEVPVTYRSVIIPDNDQYYKLSETDMPDVGLVLGETPEGKKIVIAVNFSRVLYNSTLKKAQFGDRSVEIIFNENTTPLSLGGENSKLVSTVENGKDTLYIYSYEEKSDSKSLGSTLTVNGWKIYFVDIDTEQKKTLVEITYPSGLEKTQTLYKEKYYIMYVDSQGQEDFEIYDAYPSGRIETLLEEGAQKVLVFTPSDFFIGIGGTKQVTYEYEYYEKTTKYQDGDVYKGQWVWDIDPSNYLFTLYLHVDPENGFPVVTLGDGDVLNLPMFALSISPVFDKDNNGAITGITGYRFLRTVTVKKKITVETTKAEVVGDVNSLIITDEELSSLPNDKHVIIIGGWVSNKAWKVLEQNYDSATIEGLKNDIMNKGHVVAILNNPNNPNFKVIILAGKDYIHTKKAVDEFMSKA from the coding sequence ATGAAGAAGGCCGTGGGTTTTGTAATGGCGTTGTTGTTCTTTCTCTCTGGTGTAGGAGTAGCCAATGCATACAGCTTTTCAATAGACTCAACAAATGCCGTTATCGTGCTTCCCACTACAAAGGTTGTGAACAATCAACCCCTTCACATAAACGAAGACGCAATTGCTGGAGCACGGCTTGGAGCATTCTTAGTCCTTAAGGGAATAAAACCGAGCTCATACTCCACATACGTTGAGGTTCCAGTGACGTACAGGAGTGTTATTATCCCAGATAACGATCAATATTATAAGTTGAGTGAAACAGACATGCCTGATGTGGGTTTAGTTCTTGGAGAAACTCCAGAAGGAAAGAAAATTGTTATTGCAGTGAACTTTTCAAGAGTTCTCTACAATTCAACGTTAAAGAAGGCACAGTTCGGAGATAGAAGTGTAGAGATAATATTCAATGAGAACACGACACCACTAAGCCTTGGTGGGGAGAACTCAAAACTCGTATCAACGGTTGAAAACGGAAAGGACACCCTTTACATATACTCCTATGAAGAGAAAAGTGATTCGAAGTCTCTTGGGAGCACATTAACAGTAAATGGATGGAAGATTTACTTTGTTGATATTGACACTGAGCAGAAAAAGACCCTTGTAGAGATAACATACCCCAGTGGGCTGGAAAAGACTCAAACACTCTACAAAGAGAAGTATTACATTATGTATGTGGATTCCCAAGGTCAGGAGGACTTTGAGATATACGATGCTTATCCCAGTGGAAGGATTGAGACCCTGCTGGAGGAAGGTGCTCAAAAAGTTCTTGTGTTTACTCCTTCGGACTTCTTCATAGGGATTGGCGGTACCAAGCAGGTTACTTATGAATATGAATATTATGAAAAAACCACAAAATACCAAGATGGGGATGTGTACAAAGGACAGTGGGTCTGGGATATCGATCCCTCAAACTATTTATTCACCCTCTATCTCCATGTTGACCCTGAAAACGGATTCCCAGTTGTAACCTTAGGAGATGGTGATGTATTGAACCTCCCTATGTTCGCCCTTAGCATCTCACCAGTATTTGATAAGGATAACAATGGGGCTATAACGGGGATAACAGGCTACAGGTTTTTGAGGACAGTTACAGTCAAGAAGAAGATCACGGTAGAAACGACAAAAGCCGAGGTTGTAGGCGATGTTAACTCCCTCATAATAACCGATGAAGAGCTTTCGAGTCTTCCAAACGACAAACATGTGATAATAATTGGAGGATGGGTCAGCAACAAAGCTTGGAAGGTCTTAGAACAAAACTATGATTCAGCAACAATAGAGGGCCTCAAAAACGACATAATGAATAAGGGCCACGTAGTCGCTATTTTGAACAATCCAAACAATCCAAACTTTAAAGTTATAATCTTGGCAGGAAAAGACTACATACACACAAAGAAAGCTGTGGACGAATTTATGTCCAAAGCTTAG
- a CDS encoding MFS transporter — translation MLGSYNRDAKLLIAANAAGQLFLQFSIFIMPFYLRALGYGMDKMGIFFSIQTFVGGLFFLIAGQVSLKLGYKKTLILGALLGLMGRILQVLALNFYIIALGFFLIGANMGIRQPNFYALLSEEVGEKQRHHAFSISFGIGTILNALGVLIAGFAPGFFVETFGITSELAYRLVVSLAILQFALVIPILLVIKDVPVKNPRINWRKELVVKILKFSLPSAMIGLGAGITIPYMSLYFNLRFGQTLAVISGVFFAQQLVMGIGSFILPKLVDKIGPVKTISLFQSIAAFLFGIFPSLELFLLAAFVYIIRSILMNIVWPINDAFMMGFFTTEEKATAAGIRRAFSTFMRGLGNYIGGILFSISLSYPFYATATLYVTATLIFYFFFARYNKV, via the coding sequence ATGCTTGGGAGCTACAACAGAGATGCAAAATTGTTAATAGCAGCCAATGCAGCAGGCCAGTTGTTCCTCCAGTTTTCCATATTCATAATGCCCTTTTACCTTAGGGCTTTAGGTTATGGGATGGATAAAATGGGAATTTTCTTCTCAATCCAGACTTTTGTTGGTGGACTTTTCTTTTTGATCGCTGGTCAGGTGTCTCTTAAGCTTGGCTACAAGAAAACTTTGATTCTCGGGGCACTTTTGGGATTGATGGGAAGAATACTCCAAGTTTTGGCACTCAACTTTTACATTATTGCTCTGGGATTCTTTTTAATAGGTGCTAATATGGGGATAAGGCAGCCCAACTTTTACGCTTTGCTGAGTGAGGAAGTAGGAGAGAAGCAGAGGCATCATGCTTTTTCTATAAGCTTTGGAATTGGAACGATTTTAAATGCTCTGGGAGTGTTAATTGCTGGATTTGCCCCCGGTTTCTTTGTGGAAACTTTTGGAATAACAAGCGAACTCGCATACAGGCTTGTTGTTTCCTTGGCAATTCTCCAGTTTGCCCTTGTAATCCCAATCCTTTTGGTAATCAAAGACGTCCCAGTAAAGAATCCGCGTATAAACTGGAGGAAGGAACTTGTTGTAAAGATCCTCAAGTTTTCACTTCCTTCGGCAATGATAGGTTTGGGAGCAGGAATAACGATTCCCTATATGAGTCTATACTTTAACCTTCGCTTTGGACAAACGTTAGCGGTTATAAGCGGGGTTTTCTTTGCCCAACAGCTGGTCATGGGCATAGGCTCTTTCATACTTCCAAAGCTCGTAGATAAAATCGGCCCTGTGAAGACTATTTCCCTCTTCCAGAGCATCGCTGCTTTTCTCTTTGGAATATTCCCATCGTTGGAACTCTTCCTCTTAGCGGCGTTTGTTTATATCATCCGGTCAATCCTTATGAACATTGTGTGGCCTATAAATGATGCCTTCATGATGGGATTTTTTACAACTGAGGAAAAGGCAACGGCTGCGGGGATTAGAAGGGCTTTTTCCACCTTCATGAGGGGATTGGGGAATTATATAGGGGGCATACTGTTTTCAATTTCCCTTAGCTATCCTTTCTATGCCACGGCAACCCTCTACGTAACAGCCACCCTGATATTCTACTTCTTCTTCGCTAGGTACAACAAAGTTTAA
- a CDS encoding MFS transporter has protein sequence MLQSYRGFSRDAKLVVVYSFLAWLGGNIAWFILPFYYSSLGMSFSQIGVIFSISTLVQAVTLLGSGYISVKLGYRRTILAAVGIFFVARLFQVFIPEFWSFALASVLLGIGMALEGPALMSLLSEEASDERRHYLFSLNAALGTIGAALGMYLGGLLPKMLDGSNPYKMTLLFVALLVPIQGFFIFMVSPVLKREEKKLRFERELVIKIAKFSLPSALIGLGAGVTIPYMGLWFNKRFGTSLESIGGLFAIQQFVMGIGTFTLPMIADKVGSVKTIVGFNGSATLLILSLPLSPSFPIAAAIYTIRTILMNIVNPIWDSFMMRFFTKEERSTAVALRNFSWTTTFGIGQLIGGKIFDLSLVMPFFVTGILYGLSMITFWLLFSKEES, from the coding sequence ATGCTCCAAAGCTACAGAGGATTCAGCAGAGATGCCAAGCTTGTTGTCGTTTATTCCTTCTTAGCCTGGTTAGGGGGTAATATCGCATGGTTTATTCTTCCGTTTTATTACTCCTCGCTTGGCATGAGTTTTTCTCAGATAGGAGTTATCTTTTCAATCTCCACCCTAGTTCAAGCGGTAACCCTTCTGGGTTCGGGATATATCAGTGTTAAACTTGGATATAGAAGAACTATCCTGGCTGCAGTGGGCATATTTTTTGTTGCCAGGCTTTTTCAAGTGTTTATTCCAGAATTCTGGTCTTTTGCACTTGCATCTGTTTTGTTGGGAATAGGAATGGCACTTGAGGGACCGGCACTGATGTCCCTCTTAAGTGAAGAAGCTAGCGATGAAAGGAGGCACTATCTCTTCAGCTTAAATGCCGCTTTGGGAACGATAGGCGCTGCATTGGGGATGTACTTGGGTGGTTTACTACCCAAGATGCTCGATGGTTCAAACCCATATAAAATGACGCTCTTGTTTGTTGCATTACTTGTTCCGATTCAGGGCTTCTTCATTTTCATGGTTTCTCCAGTTTTGAAGAGGGAAGAAAAGAAACTCAGGTTTGAAAGGGAGCTTGTGATCAAAATCGCAAAGTTTTCCCTCCCATCGGCTTTAATTGGCTTGGGGGCTGGGGTTACGATACCCTATATGGGGCTGTGGTTCAACAAACGTTTTGGAACCAGCTTGGAGAGCATTGGTGGTCTTTTTGCCATTCAGCAGTTTGTAATGGGGATCGGAACATTCACCCTTCCCATGATTGCCGACAAAGTTGGGAGTGTTAAAACGATCGTAGGTTTCAATGGAAGTGCCACACTGTTGATACTCTCACTCCCCCTTTCTCCATCTTTCCCGATTGCAGCAGCTATTTATACAATCCGAACTATACTTATGAACATTGTCAATCCAATATGGGACTCATTTATGATGCGCTTTTTCACTAAAGAGGAAAGATCCACTGCCGTAGCATTAAGAAATTTCTCATGGACGACCACCTTCGGCATAGGCCAGCTTATAGGTGGGAAAATTTTTGATTTATCCCTTGTAATGCCGTTTTTCGTAACTGGTATCTTGTACGGTCTCTCTATGATCACTTTTTGGTTGCTTTTCTCAAAAGAGGAATCATAG
- a CDS encoding DHH family phosphoesterase gives MAVKDCPECHGSGKVKSGEKECEVCNGWGYVPADFKLGDKLKGYRNLDYFGVEEEVEEIPCPECHGKGVVPVYDTCPTCGGTGRVLACDICGKIKEPWEPGMETSWVCPECERKYKVVYVLDKTCDYEDVEIGKIYKGVIERVERFGVFVKLNPHVTGLIKRKDLLGKKEYTPGEEILVQVLDVRPEKKEIDLIESALRHYKEVVVRKELPVTDIGALTKEMAGKTVRIRGKITQIQVTGGPTVFTITDGTGITWAAAFEAPGVRAYPNIEVGDIVEVIGKVSFHAGEIQIEISDMSRLWGPDAAEVKKKIEEELNKRARPEDVGFLVESEVLEKLKPKIMKAAFIIRKAIFEGRPIIVRHHADTDGYTAGLALEYAIVPLLEEISPDPQAKWKFFKRRPSRAPFYELEDVLKDIIFMIEDHERFGDPLPLLVIVDNGGTTEDIPAYRRIKAYGVPIVVIDHHDPRDFISEDKAAVDEYVDVHVNPHLVKRSYYELTAGMLATEIARFIYPPVEDKIKHLPAIAGTGDRSDAPEFQQYLKIAKESKGLEEEDLKKIAEVIDHEAYYWKFMDGHGIIDEILLLTGNLQRHRKLVDSIYPEVKAKQEKALKASLPHVKSIVLPNGIRFNTIDVELYAPKFEYPAPGKLSGLIHDYFKEQYGEDSPILTLAYGPDFAVVRASDGMQAYNFDLNEIIKILQEKLPDAGVEGGGHSFAGSIKFFEGKRKEVLEEFAKQVVKLKRS, from the coding sequence ATGGCGGTGAAGGATTGTCCCGAGTGTCATGGAAGCGGGAAAGTAAAAAGTGGCGAGAAGGAATGTGAAGTGTGTAACGGTTGGGGTTATGTTCCGGCGGACTTTAAATTGGGAGACAAGCTTAAAGGCTACAGGAATTTGGATTATTTTGGAGTTGAAGAGGAGGTAGAAGAGATTCCTTGTCCAGAGTGCCACGGAAAAGGAGTTGTTCCTGTTTATGACACCTGTCCAACCTGTGGAGGAACCGGGAGAGTGTTAGCTTGTGACATTTGTGGAAAGATTAAGGAGCCTTGGGAACCTGGGATGGAGACCTCATGGGTGTGCCCAGAGTGTGAAAGGAAGTACAAGGTGGTTTACGTTCTTGACAAGACCTGTGACTACGAGGATGTGGAAATAGGCAAGATTTACAAGGGTGTTATCGAGAGGGTGGAGCGGTTTGGAGTATTCGTAAAGCTCAATCCTCATGTGACAGGATTAATAAAGAGGAAAGATCTTCTTGGAAAGAAGGAATACACTCCCGGGGAAGAGATTCTTGTTCAAGTATTAGACGTCAGACCTGAAAAGAAGGAAATAGACCTCATAGAATCCGCTTTGAGGCATTACAAGGAAGTAGTTGTTAGGAAAGAGCTCCCTGTTACAGATATTGGAGCATTAACCAAAGAAATGGCTGGAAAAACTGTAAGAATTAGGGGCAAGATAACCCAAATACAAGTTACCGGAGGTCCAACGGTCTTCACGATAACGGATGGTACAGGTATAACCTGGGCAGCCGCTTTTGAGGCACCGGGAGTTAGGGCTTATCCTAACATCGAAGTTGGGGATATAGTGGAAGTAATTGGGAAGGTTTCATTCCATGCGGGAGAGATTCAGATAGAAATAAGCGATATGTCCCGTCTATGGGGTCCAGATGCTGCGGAGGTTAAGAAGAAGATAGAGGAAGAGCTCAACAAGAGGGCACGGCCTGAGGATGTTGGTTTTCTTGTTGAGAGCGAAGTCCTAGAGAAGCTCAAACCAAAGATCATGAAAGCCGCGTTTATAATAAGGAAGGCAATATTTGAGGGAAGGCCTATAATTGTGAGACACCACGCAGATACGGATGGCTATACAGCTGGTTTGGCTCTTGAATACGCTATAGTGCCACTATTGGAAGAGATTTCTCCAGATCCCCAGGCAAAATGGAAGTTCTTTAAGAGAAGGCCAAGCAGAGCCCCGTTTTATGAGCTTGAGGATGTCCTTAAGGATATAATCTTTATGATAGAAGATCACGAGCGCTTTGGAGATCCGCTTCCGCTCCTTGTGATAGTCGATAACGGAGGCACAACCGAGGATATCCCCGCTTACAGGCGTATAAAAGCCTACGGGGTCCCAATAGTTGTTATTGATCATCACGATCCGAGAGACTTCATAAGCGAGGACAAGGCTGCAGTTGATGAATACGTTGACGTACACGTTAATCCTCACCTAGTAAAGAGGAGCTACTATGAGCTAACGGCGGGAATGCTTGCAACTGAAATAGCTCGCTTCATCTATCCACCGGTTGAGGACAAAATAAAGCACCTTCCGGCTATAGCTGGAACTGGGGATAGAAGCGACGCTCCAGAGTTCCAACAGTACCTCAAGATAGCCAAAGAAAGCAAAGGTCTTGAGGAAGAGGATTTGAAGAAAATAGCAGAGGTAATTGACCACGAAGCCTACTACTGGAAGTTCATGGATGGACATGGTATTATAGATGAGATCCTTCTCCTCACTGGCAACCTGCAGAGGCATAGGAAGCTAGTAGACTCAATCTACCCAGAGGTAAAGGCCAAGCAGGAGAAAGCCCTCAAGGCATCTCTGCCTCATGTTAAGAGCATTGTATTGCCAAATGGAATAAGATTCAACACCATTGATGTAGAGCTCTATGCTCCAAAGTTTGAGTATCCGGCTCCAGGAAAGCTCAGCGGGCTGATCCATGATTACTTCAAGGAGCAGTATGGAGAAGATTCTCCAATTCTAACCCTAGCTTACGGTCCAGATTTTGCGGTTGTTAGGGCAAGCGATGGAATGCAGGCGTACAACTTTGATCTCAATGAGATAATAAAAATACTTCAAGAAAAGCTCCCGGATGCCGGAGTTGAAGGCGGTGGGCATAGCTTTGCAGGTTCAATAAAATTCTTTGAGGGCAAGAGAAAGGAAGTTCTTGAGGAGTTTGCAAAGCAAGTTGTGAAGCTGAAGAGAAGTTAA